The Fragaria vesca subsp. vesca linkage group LG2, FraVesHawaii_1.0, whole genome shotgun sequence genome includes a window with the following:
- the LOC101311155 gene encoding uncharacterized protein LOC101311155 yields the protein MTGMISNTAVVVMGFLGMLYMATQLPPPQTSALPDDPSPTSPRIRLADGRHLAYRESGVPKSRSKFKIIIVHGFGSSKEMSFHAPQEMIDELGIYFLLYDRAGYGDSDPNPKRSVKSEALDIEELADQLQLGSKFYVIGVSMGSYSTWSCIKYIPHRLAGVAFVVPVVNYRWPSFPDNLIKDDYRRKLVQSALWFAEYAPGLLRWWVTQKWLPSTSVMERNPVFFNTRDIDALKTAPGFPMLTKDKLRQRGVFDTLHNDFKAAFSHWDFDPMDLSNPFPQNQSAVHIWQGYEDKVVPFQLQRYISSKLPWIQYHEVPDGGHLIIHYAGLCEVILRTLLLGEESLHYKPITAKTVS from the exons ATGACAG GGATGATTTCAAACACAGCTGTGGTGGTGATGGGTTTCTTGGGAATGCTTTACATGGCAACTCAGCTTCCACCACCACAGACATCTGCTCTGCCTGACGATCCTTCTCCAACCTCACCAAGAATCAGGCTTGCTGATGGGAGGCATCTGGCTTACAGAGAAAGTGGGGTTCCCAAGAGCAGATCAAAGTTCAAGATCATCATAGTTCATGGCTTTGGAAGCTCTAAAGAAATGAGTTTCCATGCACCCCAA GAAATGATAGATGAGTTGGGGATATATTTTCTGCTATATGACCGGGCTGGTTATGGAGATAGTGATCCAAATCCAAAGCGGTCAGTGAAGAGTGAAGCCCTTGACATCGAAGAACTAGCCGATCAGTTACAGCTTGGATCAAAATTTTATGTGATTGGAGTATCAATGGGATCATACTCTACCTGGAGTTGCATCAAATACATCCCACATAG GTTAGCTGGTGTGGCTTTTGTAGTCCCAGTTGTGAACTATAGGTGGCCTTCATTTCCAGACAATCTGATAAAGGATGATTACAGAAGAAAACTAGTCCAATCAGCACTCTGGTTTGCAGAATATGCCCCTGGGCTGTTGCGATGGTGGGTGACTCAGAAATGGCTCCCTTCAACTTCTGTCATGGAAAGAAACCCGGTATTCTTCAACACCAGAGACATTGATGCCCTCAAAACAGCCCCAGGCTTCCCAATGCTCACTAAG GATAAATTACGGCAAAGAGGGGTTTTTGATACTCTGCATAATGACTTTAAAGCAGCTTTCAGCCATTGGGATTTTGATCCGATGGATCTGAGTAATCCATTCCCGCAAAATCAGAGCGCCGTCCACATATGGCAAGGTTATGAAGATAAGGTTGTGCCATTTCAACTGCAAAGATACATTTCGTCAAAACTACCCTGGATTCAGTATCATGAAGTTCCTGATGGTGGGCATTTGATCATCCATTATGCTGGTTTATGTGAAGTCATTCTCAGGACACTTCTGCTTGGTGAAGAATCACTTCACTACAAACCTATTACAGCCAAAACTGTATCATAA